The genomic DNA GGAGCAGCTGCAGGCGTACTTCGCCGGCGAATTGTTTACCTTCGATCTCCGCTTGGAATTCGAGGGCACGCCTTTTCAGCGCCGGGTGTGGGAGGCACTGCGTTCCATTCCGTATGGCGAAACCCGAACGTATGGCGAGATCGCTATGCAGATCGGCAGTCCGACGGCATTCCGCGCCGTCGGACTGGCCAATGGCCACAATCCCATTGCCGTCATCGTGCCGTGCCACCGGGTCATCGGCGCCAATGGCAGCCTCACCGGATTCGGGGGCGGATTGGAGCGGAAACGCACACTTCTCGAATTGGAAAAGAGCAATTCGAATTTGATGCTGTTCGACTGAAAAAGACGCAGAAATGCCTCTGGCCCCCAATCAAAATTGGGGGCCAGAGGTCAATGTGTGTTCGGCGGTGTCCTACTTTTCCGCCCGGTAGGGCAGTATCATCGGCGCTGACAGGCTTAGCTTCCGGGTTCGGGATGGGACCGGGCGTTTCCCTGTCG from Mycolicibacterium tokaiense includes the following:
- a CDS encoding methylated-DNA--[protein]-cysteine S-methyltransferase, whose protein sequence is MTRYRMIDSPIGMLTLAGRGPVLTNLRMVDQTYEPDRADWASDDRAFPDAVEQLQAYFAGELFTFDLRLEFEGTPFQRRVWEALRSIPYGETRTYGEIAMQIGSPTAFRAVGLANGHNPIAVIVPCHRVIGANGSLTGFGGGLERKRTLLELEKSNSNLMLFD